A region from the Aegilops tauschii subsp. strangulata cultivar AL8/78 chromosome 5, Aet v6.0, whole genome shotgun sequence genome encodes:
- the LOC109780403 gene encoding plant cysteine oxidase 2 isoform X1: protein MGAGAAGLDVAGAVPAKRRRVLAAKTRVGRPPQARRRAQPQPPTPLQRLFRACRAVFRGPGTVPAPPEVALLRAMLDRMRPEDVGLSPDMRFFRTRDNAAQGNPTITHTTIYKSDNFSMVILFLPQNAVIPLHNHPGMTVFSKPLIGSMHIKSYDWADPDDDPAASSPDDQLRLAELVVDDLFTAPCNTSVLYPTAGGNMHRFTAIAPCAILDILGPPYSIEEDRDCTYYADVPYSSQHPTRRPAPRVAERGRHAEGSEDVQRSVWWPADLRQVIEPRRPAPFTTDDEQLKRHNQDDVKSFTL from the exons ATGGGCGCGGGGGCAGCGGGGCTGGATGTGGCGGGGGCCGTGCCCGCCAAGCGGAGGCGGGTGCTGGCGGCCAAGACCAGAGTGGGTAGGCCGCCGCAAGCGAGGAGGCGCGCGCAGCCGCAGCCGCCGACGCCGCTGCAGCGGCTCTTTCGGGCCTGCCGCGCTGTCTTCAGGGGCCCAGGCACCGTGCCCGCGCCACCCGAGGTCGCCCTGCTCCGGGCCATGCTCG ACAGAATGAGGCCAGAGGACGTCGGCCTGAGCCCAGACATGAGATTCTTCAGGACTAGAGACAATGCGGCCCAAGGGAACCCAACCATCACACACACCACCATATACAAATCTGACAATTTCTCG ATGGTCATCTTGTTCCTGCCGCAAAATGCGGTCATCCCTCTACACAATCACCCCGGGATGACCGTGTTCAGCAAGCCGCTCATCGGATCGATGCATATAAAGTCGTACGACTGGGCCGATCCTGATGATGATCCAGCCGCCTCATCGCCCGACGATCAAC TGAGGTTGGCGGAGCTGGTTGTGGATGATCTCTTCACGGCGCCTTGCAACACGTCGGTCCTCTACCCGACGGCGGGAGGCAACATGCACCGTTTCACGGCCATCGCGCCATGCGCCATCCTCGACATCCTTGGCCCCCCTTACTCCATCGAAGAGGACCGAGATTGCACCTACTACGCGGATGTTCCCTACTCCTCCCAGCATCCCA CAAGAAGGCCGGCGCCTCGCGTGGCTGAAAGAGGTCGACATGCCGAGGGATCTGAAGATGTGCAGCGTTCGGTATGGTGGCCCGCGGATCTCCGACAGGTGATTGAGCCTCGACGGCCAGCGCCGTTCACGACTGATGATGAGCAGCTCAAACGACACAATCAAGATGATGTCAAATCGTTTACCTTGTGA
- the LOC109780403 gene encoding plant cysteine oxidase 2 isoform X2 yields MGAGAAGLDVAGAVPAKRRRVLAAKTRVGRPPQARRRAQPQPPTPLQRLFRACRAVFRGPGTVPAPPEVALLRAMLDRMRPEDVGLSPDMRFFRTRDNAAQGNPTITHTTIYKSDNFSMVILFLPQNAVIPLHNHPGMTVFSKPLIGSMHIKSYDWADPDDDPAASSPDDQLRLAELVVDDLFTAPCNTSVLYPTAGGNMHRFTAIAPCAILDILGPPYSIEEDRDCTYYADVPYSSQHPKGRRLAWLKEVDMPRDLKMCSVRYGGPRISDR; encoded by the exons ATGGGCGCGGGGGCAGCGGGGCTGGATGTGGCGGGGGCCGTGCCCGCCAAGCGGAGGCGGGTGCTGGCGGCCAAGACCAGAGTGGGTAGGCCGCCGCAAGCGAGGAGGCGCGCGCAGCCGCAGCCGCCGACGCCGCTGCAGCGGCTCTTTCGGGCCTGCCGCGCTGTCTTCAGGGGCCCAGGCACCGTGCCCGCGCCACCCGAGGTCGCCCTGCTCCGGGCCATGCTCG ACAGAATGAGGCCAGAGGACGTCGGCCTGAGCCCAGACATGAGATTCTTCAGGACTAGAGACAATGCGGCCCAAGGGAACCCAACCATCACACACACCACCATATACAAATCTGACAATTTCTCG ATGGTCATCTTGTTCCTGCCGCAAAATGCGGTCATCCCTCTACACAATCACCCCGGGATGACCGTGTTCAGCAAGCCGCTCATCGGATCGATGCATATAAAGTCGTACGACTGGGCCGATCCTGATGATGATCCAGCCGCCTCATCGCCCGACGATCAAC TGAGGTTGGCGGAGCTGGTTGTGGATGATCTCTTCACGGCGCCTTGCAACACGTCGGTCCTCTACCCGACGGCGGGAGGCAACATGCACCGTTTCACGGCCATCGCGCCATGCGCCATCCTCGACATCCTTGGCCCCCCTTACTCCATCGAAGAGGACCGAGATTGCACCTACTACGCGGATGTTCCCTACTCCTCCCAGCATCCCA AAGGCCGGCGCCTCGCGTGGCTGAAAGAGGTCGACATGCCGAGGGATCTGAAGATGTGCAGCGTTCGGTATGGTGGCCCGCGGATCTCCGACAGGTGA